The genomic region GCGTCGGCCCTCAGGATCTCTTCGGTGGACTCTGGAATTTCCGCGTGGGGCGTTTGTTCGCTCATAGGTTTTTGAAAGGTCCGAATTCGCGTGTTAAGAGCAAAAAACGCCCCGCAGTCGTGAGGGACTGCGGGGCGTGGCGGTTATCGAGATTCTATTCCCAGGGGCGAGCGCTGGCGACTCGGGTGCGCTGAACGAGCTCCGTCAGAGCGCGCTGCAGCTGTGTGTCGTTCTTCAGATCGTAGAACGCTTCCGGGTGCTCGCGCAAGTAGGCGTACATCTTGCGCTGATCGTCGTCGGTATACGACACCGTGATGTTCGGCTCGATTCCCTTGTGGTTGATATCGTGCTTCATCGCCGTGTAGTAATGCTGAGTCGTGATCGCCACGGCGCTGCCGTCGCGCAGCCCCATGATGGTCTGCACGAGGCCCTTGCCGAAGGTCTTCTCGCCGACCAGGGTGCCGGAGCCGGTGTCCTTGATGGCGCCGGAGACGATCTCGGAGGCGCTGGCGCTGTCGCCGTTCACCAGCACGACCAGCGGGTAATGCATGTGGTTTTTGTGCAGGCTCGGGATCACGTCCAGCGACTGCATCGGGCCGGTGCGGTCCTTGATCCAGACGATCGGGCCGGAGGGAACGAAACGGCTGGCGACGCGCTGGGCGATATCGAGCAGGCCGCCCGGATTCTCGCGCAGGTCGAGGATCAGCCCTTTGACGCCCTGTCCCTGGAGATCCAGCAGCGCCTTGTCGATCTGGACGTCGCTTTCCTCGTTGAACACGCTCAGCGAGATATAGCCGATCTTGTTGACCGGATCGATGATGCTGTGCTGAACGACTTCCTGCTGGACCGTTTCGCGCGGCATGGTGATAACGACGGGCTGGGGGGCGTCCTTACGCAGCAGCGTCAAGGTTACCTTCGTGCCGGCCGCGCCTCGGATCAGCTTCACGACCGCTGTGTCCTTCATCTTCAGGGTCGACTTGCCGTCGACTTTCAGAATGATATCGCCCGCCATGACTTTGTAGCGCAGGGCGGGGCCGCCTTGCAGGACGCGCACGACATAGATCTGTTCGGCCTTGTTCGTGCCAAGCAGCGCGCCGATCCCCACGAACTCGCCATGGTTGTCGTCCACCATGTCCTGATACGCCTTGGGGTCCATGAAGCGCGTGTAGCGGTCCTTCAGGGATCCCATCATGCCCCGGATGCCGTTGTAGGTCATCTGGGTCGGGTCGATATCCTTGCCGTAGTAGTTGGCGCGCAGTGTGGTGAGCACATCGGCGTAGGTCTGATAGGGCGTGTACTCGGCCGTTTGTCCCTGCGCGGCGGTCATATAGGCCGTTTCCAGGCGCTGCGGCACGAGCATGACGGCGGAGCGCAGGTCCTGCGCGCTGCGGACGCCGTGGAAGTCCCGGAAGCTGACGCCTCCCGCGAACGCGACGAACAGCAGCGACGCCACTCCCAGAGCCCTTCCGGTGATATTTTGAATGGTCATTGTCGAAGTCCTAAATCCTGGTCTCTCTGTCCAAATCCCAAAGGGTCAAACGTGGGTCGGGGGCAGTCCCGCGACCTGTCCGGAAAGCAGGCCGATCGCCTGGTTCAGCGGCTCATCGGCCGCCGCGCCCGGCTGCGTGACCACATCGGGCTTGATCCCGACTTCGCTGAAGCTGGAGTGCGACGCGGTGAACAGCTGTCCAACCGTCATCGTGAAGCCCGAGCCATCCCGCAGAGCGACCGGGGAGACGTCGGTGGCGTCGCCGAAGGTCTTCTCGCCGACCAGCTTGGCGCCGCTGCGCTGCAGAGTGTCCGCAAGCAGCTCCGCCGTATTGGCGGTGCCGTGGTTGACGAGGACCACGATCGGATAAGCGATGGTCTTGGATGACGTGATCGCGATCGAGTTTTCCTTCTTGCCCTTGAGCTGGACGATACCCAGCGATTTGGCGTTGGTCAGCTTGCCCGCGATAGCCGCGCCGGCGTCTAGGAGGCCGCCCGGCGAGTTTCGCAGGTCGACGATCAGGCCCTTGGTGTCGGTCCCGAAACCGGTGAGCGCCGAGCCGAGCGAGTCCGCCGCCGTGTCCGTGAACTGCGTGATCTTGACGTAGCCGATGTTGCCCGGCAGCGACTTCGAAGCCACCGGCGTCACCTGCGTCGGCGTGGAGTTATCCAGCGTCAGCGTAATCGGTTTGTCCTGTCCGGAACGCGACACCGTCAGCACGAAGCTCTTGGAGTTGTCGCTGATCAGTTGGTTCTCGGCCAGCGTGAGCGTGAGGGCCGAGTCGATCTTCTTTTGAATATCTTTGGCTAGTTTGTTGAACGCGACCGGGTCGTTCTGCACGGCCTTCAAATCCTTGGCGGCGGCGGTGACCGGGTCATAGGTCGCGACCCATTTTCCGTTGATATCCGTGATCACGTCTCCGGGCAGCAGGCCGGCTTTTTCGGCGGGACTGCCGGGCAGCGGGGCGACGACGGTCAGGCGGTACTCGATATATCCGGGGATTTCGTTTTCCTTGGTCGCTTTGGGATCGCCGTGCTGGAGAGATCGGATAAGAGTGGTCGCGCCGATTCCCTGATAGGATCCGCGAATCTCATCCTTGAGCTCCTGCATCTGCGCGGGCTCCAAAAATCGGGACTGCGGGTCTCCGAGCGAAGCGACCATCGCGGAGGCGGCGCCGTGGGCGAGGATCGAATCGTCCGGCACGCCTTCCACATAGTTGCGCTTCAGCTTCAGATAAACTTCCTGGAACGTGGCTCCGGGACCGTCCGCGCCGCCGGTGTCATCGGTGTCGATATCGAACCCGAGGGGCTTGGCCTTGGCGGCTCCGGAGGGAAAGGACACCAGTTGGAGGCTCTTGTTATGGGCGGAGTCCGCCTGAGCGACCTGATGGTGAAAGAGGTTGTGGCCAAGAGAGTGACCGGGACCGAGCTGCATCCCTAAGGCGAACGTACCTGCGGTCAGCGCGGTGAGCGCAGCGCCGGCGACTATTCCACGTGTTGAAATCGTCACTGGGAATCACGACCTTTCCGTCAATGAGGGCGGCGGTCCGCCAACGTAAGCGATACGGCATTATACCATGCCGGTCTCCTCTATAATAACGGAAAAACCGCCCGCAATGTTCCTGAATGATCCTGCGTGCTTTAACAGGGGTTTCGGGTATGATACCACTAGAGTATCTCGCGAGATATCTTGCTCAATCCGCATACGCCGCGCACGTTCACCCGGATGTGCGTCAATTTCCAATACGGGTTTGAAAACAATCAACTTATGGACGATCGACAATCTTCCCAGATTTTCTCGGGCGATTCGCCAGACAATGACTATGCGGAAGGCCGCGATGGTGGAAGTATGACAGTATTTGGTCAGAACGGACATGCAAATGGAGTGGCGGTTCCGCCGCTCTCGGCGAACCAGCTTCGAGTCACCGACAATTTGTCGCAGCTGCTGGAAGTCCTGCCGCCGCCTTTGCGCGCCGTGCTGGAGCACGAAGAGACCGTCGAAGGCCTGATCGAAATCGTACTCGACCTGGGCCGAGACGCCGAGGCGCGCTTCTCCGACGGCCGCGTGGTCTGGCTGCGTGAAGGCATCCCGGTCACGAATGAGGATATCGCCTTCGTGACGGCGCGCGTCGGCGCCTTCGGCAAGGACAACCGCGCCGGTATCGAGCGCACGCTGCACCGCATTTCGGCGATCCGCAATCGTCAGGGCAAGATCATCGGTCTGACCTGCCGCATCGGACGCGCCGTCTTCGGCACGATCGATATCATCCGCGATATCGTGGAGTCCGGCAAGAGCATCCTGATGCTCGGACGGCCCGGACGCGGCAAGACGACCAAGCTGCGCGAAGTCGCCCGCGTGCTGTCCGATGAGTTCGGCAAGCGCGTTATTATCGTCGATACCTCGAACGAGATCGCCGGCGACGGCGATATTCCGCATCCGGCCATCGGCCGGGCGCGTCGCATGCAGGTGCCGACGCCCGAAGATCAGCACGGCGTCATGATTGAAGCCGTCGAGAACCACATGCCGGAAGTCGTCGTGATCGACGAGATCGGCGTGGAGCAAGAGGCGTTCGCCGCCCGCACCATCGCCGAGCGCGGCGTTCAGCTCATCGGTACGGCGCACGGCAACTCGCTGGAAAACCTGCTCATGAACCCGACGCTTTCGGACATGGTCGGCGGAATCCAGGCGGTCACGCTGTCCGACGAAGAAGCCAAGAAGCGCGGCACGCAGAAGACGGTCCTGGAGCGCAAATCGCCGCCGACATTCGATGTGATCATCGAGATCATGGAAGTCGACAAGCTCGCGATCCATCACGACGTCATGCGCACGGTCGATAAGATGCTGCGCGGCGGACAGCCGCGCCCCGAGATCCGCGTGCGCAACGCCAACGGCCAGGTGGACATCATCCAGAAGTCCGACATCGAGGCGCAGCGCGAACCGGTCGAGCGGACAGGTTCGCTGTTCGACGACGGCGGTCACGGGCATAATGGCGGGGGCGGCGTGCGTGAAGGCTCGCGGATCGCGCCGCCGGCCGCCGACGGCGGACCGGCCGCGCCGACGCTCAGCAATGGGAAACCGCTGCCGGCGACGGTCACGATCTTCCCGTACGGCGTCAGCCGCAGCCGCCTGGAGCGGGCGATCCGCACCCTGCGCGTCCCGGCCTTTATCGGCAACAACGTCAAAGAGGGCGATGTGATCATCGCCTTGAAGGCGAATTACCGCAAGGAGCCGGCGAAGCTGCAAGAGGGGATCAGCCGCAATATCCCAACGTACGTGATCAAGAGCAACACATACGTTCAAATCGAAAACGTGCTGCGCGAGATCTTCCGGATGCCCATCGAAATCTCCGAAGAGGACATGGCGGTGCAGCTCGCCGAAGAAGCGATCGAAGAGATCATCAACGATCCGAGCGGCGGCCTGAACTCGCTGGAGTTAGCTCCGCAAAGCTCATTCCTGCGGCGCCTTCAGCACCAAACGGCCGAGAACTACAAGATGCTCTCCGAGAGCATCGGCGCGGAACCGAACCGACGCGTTCGGATCAGCAGGCCATAAGGACGAGTCGATGTCGTTGTTCGTGACATTCGAAGGCGTCGAGGGCGCCGGTAAGACGACGCAGATCGTCCGCCTCGCCACCCGTCTGCGCTCGCAGGGCCGCCAGGATATCCTGGTGACCCGCGAGCCGGGCGACGGCCCGCTTTGCCGTGAACTGCGGCAATTGGTTTTGGATCCGCCCGTCGGCGTCTCTGTCGACGAGCGGGCCGAGCTTTTTATCATGCTCGCGGACCGCAGCCAGCACGTCGCGCACACCGTTCGGCCTCATCTGGACAACGGCGGCGTGGTGCTCTGCGACCGCTATATCGATTCCAGCATGGCCTACCAGGGTTTTGGGCGCGGACTCGATCGCGACGCTGTCGCGTCGATGAACGCTTTCGCCACCGGGGGGCTGCTGCCGCATCGGACGCTGCTGCTGGATGTCGATCCCGGCGTGGGCCTCACCCGGCAAACCAACCGCACGCGGATGGAAGCCGAGGCGATCGCCTTCCACGCCAAGATCCGCGAGGGATTTTTGCAAATGGCCGCCGCCGAGCCCGGCCGGTTTCGCATCATCGATGCGTCCCTGCCTCCGGACAATGTCCATGATTTGGTCTGGGAGGCAGTCCAAGATTTACTGGACGACGAATGAAACTGGTTGTCGCCATTATTCGCGAGCGGGAAAAGCAGCGGCTGCACGATCTCCTCATGGACGAGGGGATCACTTATACGAAGATCGGCAGCACCGGCGGATTTTTGCGCCAGGGCAACTGCACGCTGCTGATCGGCGCGCAGGACGCCGCCGTGGAGCGCGTTTTGGAGTTGATCCGTTCGGCGTGCAAGTCCGAGGAACGCTTTGTCAACGTGGCGAGTTTCGGCGAGCAGGGAGTTCTTTCCGGAGCGATGGCGGCGCTGCATCCCCAGGCGGTTTCGGTTGAGTCCGGCGGCGCCGTCGCCTTTGTTCTGGATGTGGACAGCTTCCACAAATTCTAACGGTTCGTATTCCACTCCATGCTTGAAGAAATTGTCGGGCAGGCCAACGCGGTCGCCACGCTGGAGCACGCGTTCCCGCAAGGCCGGTTGACCGGCTCCTATTTATTTGTCGGTCCGGACGGCGTCGGCAAAACGACGACGGCGCAGCTATTCGCCGCCCAGCTCTGCGGCGCGACGGCTCCGGATGACTCCGTCACGCGGCGCGTCTTCGCGGGGACTCATCCCGATGTCCGCATGGTGGAGCCGGCGGGGAAATCCAACACCATCCATGTGGCGCAGCTCTGGCCGCGCTCGGAAAGCAAAGATTACCCGAGCGAGCGCGCCATGCTGCGCGATCTGCATTTCGAGCCGATGGCCGGCCCCAAGCGCATCTTCATCATCAAGGAAGCCGAGGGATTGCGCGGCGGCAATGAAGCCTCCGCGAACAGCATTCTGAAGTCTTTGGAAGAGCCGCCCGCCTACGCGCACTTTATCTTGACCGCAGCGTCCACGGCGGGGCTACTTCCGACGATAGTTTCCCGCTGCCAGGTGATCCATTTCGGGCTGCTGCCGGCGGGCGAGATCGAGACGATCCTGATCGCGCGCCACGGCGCGGATCCCGATCAGGCGCGCTTTCTCGCGGCGTACTGCGAAGGGCGGATCGGCCGCGCGATCTCTCTGCTGCGTTC from Capsulimonas corticalis harbors:
- a CDS encoding ATP-binding protein, with translation MLEEIVGQANAVATLEHAFPQGRLTGSYLFVGPDGVGKTTTAQLFAAQLCGATAPDDSVTRRVFAGTHPDVRMVEPAGKSNTIHVAQLWPRSESKDYPSERAMLRDLHFEPMAGPKRIFIIKEAEGLRGGNEASANSILKSLEEPPAYAHFILTAASTAGLLPTIVSRCQVIHFGLLPAGEIETILIARHGADPDQARFLAAYCEGRIGRAISLLRSPDLLAGRDELLDLADRALRAPQIASFKLAEEFRKLAPKLKADSGDAAADEKERGAREPVLNALSMLAVYFRDLTALRVMGPSKAVIINADRAEHLKKGAPLYSEEALVKALSLIFAIRQGIERNANAQLATELLFAELAALRTAR
- the tmk gene encoding dTMP kinase, translated to MSLFVTFEGVEGAGKTTQIVRLATRLRSQGRQDILVTREPGDGPLCRELRQLVLDPPVGVSVDERAELFIMLADRSQHVAHTVRPHLDNGGVVLCDRYIDSSMAYQGFGRGLDRDAVASMNAFATGGLLPHRTLLLDVDPGVGLTRQTNRTRMEAEAIAFHAKIREGFLQMAAAEPGRFRIIDASLPPDNVHDLVWEAVQDLLDDE
- a CDS encoding S41 family peptidase yields the protein MTISTRGIVAGAALTALTAGTFALGMQLGPGHSLGHNLFHHQVAQADSAHNKSLQLVSFPSGAAKAKPLGFDIDTDDTGGADGPGATFQEVYLKLKRNYVEGVPDDSILAHGAASAMVASLGDPQSRFLEPAQMQELKDEIRGSYQGIGATTLIRSLQHGDPKATKENEIPGYIEYRLTVVAPLPGSPAEKAGLLPGDVITDINGKWVATYDPVTAAAKDLKAVQNDPVAFNKLAKDIQKKIDSALTLTLAENQLISDNSKSFVLTVSRSGQDKPITLTLDNSTPTQVTPVASKSLPGNIGYVKITQFTDTAADSLGSALTGFGTDTKGLIVDLRNSPGGLLDAGAAIAGKLTNAKSLGIVQLKGKKENSIAITSSKTIAYPIVVLVNHGTANTAELLADTLQRSGAKLVGEKTFGDATDVSPVALRDGSGFTMTVGQLFTASHSSFSEVGIKPDVVTQPGAAADEPLNQAIGLLSGQVAGLPPTHV
- a CDS encoding R3H domain-containing nucleic acid-binding protein → MTVFGQNGHANGVAVPPLSANQLRVTDNLSQLLEVLPPPLRAVLEHEETVEGLIEIVLDLGRDAEARFSDGRVVWLREGIPVTNEDIAFVTARVGAFGKDNRAGIERTLHRISAIRNRQGKIIGLTCRIGRAVFGTIDIIRDIVESGKSILMLGRPGRGKTTKLREVARVLSDEFGKRVIIVDTSNEIAGDGDIPHPAIGRARRMQVPTPEDQHGVMIEAVENHMPEVVVIDEIGVEQEAFAARTIAERGVQLIGTAHGNSLENLLMNPTLSDMVGGIQAVTLSDEEAKKRGTQKTVLERKSPPTFDVIIEIMEVDKLAIHHDVMRTVDKMLRGGQPRPEIRVRNANGQVDIIQKSDIEAQREPVERTGSLFDDGGHGHNGGGGVREGSRIAPPAADGGPAAPTLSNGKPLPATVTIFPYGVSRSRLERAIRTLRVPAFIGNNVKEGDVIIALKANYRKEPAKLQEGISRNIPTYVIKSNTYVQIENVLREIFRMPIEISEEDMAVQLAEEAIEEIINDPSGGLNSLELAPQSSFLRRLQHQTAENYKMLSESIGAEPNRRVRISRP
- a CDS encoding S41 family peptidase, with protein sequence MTIQNITGRALGVASLLFVAFAGGVSFRDFHGVRSAQDLRSAVMLVPQRLETAYMTAAQGQTAEYTPYQTYADVLTTLRANYYGKDIDPTQMTYNGIRGMMGSLKDRYTRFMDPKAYQDMVDDNHGEFVGIGALLGTNKAEQIYVVRVLQGGPALRYKVMAGDIILKVDGKSTLKMKDTAVVKLIRGAAGTKVTLTLLRKDAPQPVVITMPRETVQQEVVQHSIIDPVNKIGYISLSVFNEESDVQIDKALLDLQGQGVKGLILDLRENPGGLLDIAQRVASRFVPSGPIVWIKDRTGPMQSLDVIPSLHKNHMHYPLVVLVNGDSASASEIVSGAIKDTGSGTLVGEKTFGKGLVQTIMGLRDGSAVAITTQHYYTAMKHDINHKGIEPNITVSYTDDDQRKMYAYLREHPEAFYDLKNDTQLQRALTELVQRTRVASARPWE
- a CDS encoding cyclic-di-AMP receptor; amino-acid sequence: MKLVVAIIREREKQRLHDLLMDEGITYTKIGSTGGFLRQGNCTLLIGAQDAAVERVLELIRSACKSEERFVNVASFGEQGVLSGAMAALHPQAVSVESGGAVAFVLDVDSFHKF